The Syntrophobotulus glycolicus DSM 8271 DNA window GGATCAAGCTCTACCGCTATGATTTTTTCTCCCTGCCTGATTTTTTCCATTAAAGGGTTTTCTGCCTGCGCCGCTGGTTTACCCTCTGTTATCTTTATCCTTTTGACGGCAGGTTCCGGTAAAGACAGGCTTTTAATTTTGGCTGCGGTTTTTCTGATAAATTCCGGAGCTGTGCCACAGCACCCTCCCAGGATCGCAATCCCTTCCTTGGCCATTTCCAGCATCTGATCCGCGAAATACCCGGCATTATTTTCAAAAAACGTCCGATTGTCAATTACTGTCGGATACCCCGCATTCGGCATGATAGAGACAAATTTATCTTTGGCCTCCAGCTTTTTCGCCAATTGCAGCAGGTGATAAGGTCCGGAGATACAATTGAAACCGATGGCATCTATGCTGTTTTCTCCTGATAGTTCCTCAAATATCTGAAAACCGGAATTGCCCTGACGGGTATACCCATCAGGCGAAACCGCAAATTCCGTGATGATAAAAGCCTGCGGACTTTTCTCCTTGATATAGGCGGCGATTTGGGCCAGATATTCAGCGGAGCTGAAGGTTTCGAACAGAAAATTGACCGCGCCTAAATCCAGAAATAGGTCTGCTATTTTTTGATATTCAGCAAATAGATTCTCATTATCCCTGAAGGGTATCGGCCCGATATCCGCGAAAAGATAAACACCGCTCCCCGCTACGGCCCGCCGGGCAAGCTCATACCCTTTTCTGATTACTTCTTCCACACCTTCAAAGGGACAATCCAAACAGGTTACATTGGCCCCGAATGTATTGGTCTTTATTGCCATGCATCCGGCCCTGATATATTCATGATGAATCCGGAGAATAGCCTCTTCATCATGAATATTTGCCATTTCGCATTTGACTAAAGGTTTTTTTTCTAATTGGGCATAGTAAGTCCCCATTGCCCCATCAAAAATTAAGGTATTGGTTTTTAAATATTCCCGGATATTCATCTCGACCTCATTTCGCTGTTCCTGTTTCGTCTTCACCTGTGTCTGATGGCTCCCTTTCTTCAATCCTGCCTGGCTTTGATTTCTTCTCTGATTTCAAGAACTGCCTGAACTACATTTTTCAAACTGGCTATTGTTTCGGTTTCTCCCCGGGTTTTTAACCCGCAATCGGGATTGACCCAAAGCTTGGCTTGTTCTATTTTTCCGAGCATGCCCTTCAGCGCTTTTAAGATTTCTTCCTTGCTCGGGACTCGCGGGGAGTGTATGTCATAAACACCCGGTCCGACCTCAGTTTGAAAACCTGCCTCGACTAAAGAATTCACAATAGCAAGATTGGAGCGGGAAGCCTCGAAAGATATGACATCGGCATCCATTGCCTCAATATCCTTAATCATTTGTCCGAATTCACTGTAGCACATATGGGTATGGATCTGGGTCTCTGGTCTGACTGAAGAATGAACGAGCCGAAAAGCTGAAATAGCCCAGTCAAGATATTCGGTGTGCCAATCTGCCCGGCGAATGGGCAGTTTTTCTTTCAAAGCGGCTTCATCAATCTGAATCACCCGGATGCCGTGAGCTTCCAAATCCAAGACCTCATCCCGGATAGCCAGGGCGATCTGAAAAGCCGTTTCTTTATCGGAGATATCTTCTCTGGGGAACGACCAGTTTAAAATCGTGACCGGCCCTGTCAGCATCCCTTTGACGGGTTTAGCGGTCAGGCTCTGGGCGTATGTGCTGTACTTTAAAGTAATTGGATTTTTGCGTTCAATATCCGTCCAGATAATGGGCGGTTTTACGCAGCGCGTGCCGTAGGACTGAACCCAGGCCTTCTGCGTAAAAAGAAACCCTTCCAGATTTTCACCGAAATATTCAACCATATCATTTCGCTCAAATTCGCCGTGAACGAGAACATCCAATCCGATTTCTTCCTGCTGGGCAATGCACTGAGCAATCTTTTTCTTGATATTCTCCTCGTACTGGGCCGGAGCCAGCTCTTTCTTCTTCAGCTTTGCCCGCCAGGCCTTAACTTCTGCTGTCTGGGGGAAAGAACCTATCGTAGTCGCGGGAAGGACCGGCAGCTTGAGCTTAGCCTTTTGCAGCTTTTCCCGCTCTTCGAAGTCCGGGCATCTTTTAAAATCTTTTTCACTCAGGGCTTTGATCCTTTTTTGTATTCCCGGATTGACATCGTCTTCTTTTGTTTTCCTTAACGCGATCTGCTGAAGATATTTTTCGTTTTTCTCCTCATCCTGATCATCAAGAAGCTCCTTCAGGTCCCCCAACTCCTGGAGTTTTTCCCGGGCAAAAGCAAAATGGTTTTTATATTTTTGATCCATATTGTCTTCATTCTCCAGAGAATATGGGACATGGAGCAGTGAACAGGATGTATTGATCACAATATTTTCTTCTGTAATCTTTGCTGTGAATTGATTGATCATTTTCCTTGTTTTTTCATAGTTATTGCGCCATATGTTCTTGCCGTTGACCACCCCGGCGAATAACAGGGTGTTTTTGGGAAAACCGTTTTCCTCAAGGAGCTGAAGGTTTTTCTTTCCTTCCAGGAAATCAAGGCCAATTCCGTCAAAGCCAAGTTTCATGATTTCCCTGTAAACATCTCTGACATCTCCAAAATAGGTTTGGAGAAGTACTTTTAAATCCTCTTTTCCGGTTAACAGCCCGGTATATAAATCTTTAAACAGTCCGATCTCTTCCTGCGTCAAATCCGTAACTAAGATCGGTTCATCCATCTGCAGCCATTCTGCTCCCAGGGAATGAAACTTGCTGAACACTTCCCGATAAGCGGAAATCAACGGCCCGGCAAAGTCCTCCGCCTTTTTCACCCCCCGGTAATCGGCCAGTTTCAAAAGAGTAAAGGGACCAAGCAAGACCGGCTTTGTTTTTATGCCAAGCTTCATTGCCTCCCGGTAATAGGAAAACGGTCCGTCAGTATTTAACCTTACTTCTGTGTCATCATCAAACACAGGCACAATATAATGATAGTTTGTATTAAACCATTTCCGCATAGCCAGGGCCTTAACATCGCCTTTCTCCCCCTGGTACCCCCTGGCCATGGCAAAATAGGTATCTGTATCATGCAGCCCAAGGTCTTGATATTCCCTGGGAATGAGATTCAAAAAACAAGCGGTGTCTAGAACCCCGTCATAAAAAGAAAAATCGTTTGATGGAATAAAATCAATGTCTTTCTGTTTCTGCCATAGCCAGTGCTGTTCCCTCAGACCGGCCGCGTTCTTATGTAATTGCGTCAGGGATAACTTCCCCGCGAAATAATCCTCGGTCCAATGCTTCAGTTCCCTTAAACTGCCGATTCTGGGGAATCCGATTACAGAACTCTTACTCATTTCGTCCCTTCCCTTCCTAAAATCTTAACCATAATATAGCATAGCGTTCCCGGTCATTAATAACTCAAAAAAGCTATTGCCTGCTATAGGCAAATCCTATAGCAGGCAATAGCTTTTCGCTGTCCGTTCAATTCGCAGCTTGATTTCAGAAGGAAAATCGCCGAGCAAGATCTCAGTCTTGATATTTTTCAGCAATGATTTTCTGAAGTACGGCCAAATACTTGGTCGCAATTTGACTTAATCGTACATCCTTATGCACAATCCAGCCCACCTCAAAGACTTCATCACTTTCCAGCGGAACGGCAATGATTCCCTGGCCGCCATTAAGGTCGTAATTTAAAAACCCTGTGCTGATGGTATACCCATTGAGCCCGATCACAAGATTAAACAATGTCGCCCGGTCTGTTACGCGAATACTTTTTTTGTGCCTGATGGTGTTAAACAATTCTTCTGAAAAATGAAAAGAGTGATTCTCCCCCTGCTCAAAGGTCAAACAAGGATAGGGGTCCAGGTCTTCCAAGGCAACGCGTCTTTTAGCAGACAAAGGATTTTGAGAACTGATAAAAATATGAGGATTTGCCTGAAATAAGGTTGTAAATCTCAGGTCATTGTCGGCAAAGATCTTGGACATGATTTGCTCATTAAAATTGCTCAGATAAAGGATTCCGATTTCGCTGTGCAGGTTCCTGACATCCTCAATAATTTCATAGGTCCTGGTTTCCCTCAGATTGAATTCGTATTCTTCGGTCTGTTCTTCTTTTAATAACCGGACAAAAGCCTCTACGGCAAAAGCATAATGCTGGGCAGATATGGAAAAAAGCTGGGGTTTTCGTTTTTCTCCCAAGTATCTGCTTTCCAATAATTCTGCTTGCTCCAGAACCTGCTTGGCATAAGCGAGGAACTCCACGCCGGCAGGTGATATTCTTATCCCCCTGTTCGTCCTCATAAATATATTAATACCCAGCTCGGCTTCCAGGTCCTTGATGGCATTGGATAAGCTCGGCTGGGAAATAAACAGGCGCTTTGCCGCTTCATTGATTGAAGCGCAATTTGCGATTTCAACGGCATATCTGAGCTGCTGCAGGGTCAAAGTATCACCCCTCTACTCAATTCTATTCGCTGCGGTCTATAACGCTGCGATCATGTCTCTCATTACCGTGTTTGTGCACAGCGTTTATTTCTTTATTTCAGAAATTTGCCGATGGCATCACTGAGCTTCATAATGGCCTTCGTATCATTATTTTCATGAGCATGAATAAGACAGTGATTAATATGATCCTCCAGAATAACCTTACCCGTACTGTTGAGGGCAGAGCGGACAGCTGAGATCTGAATCAGAATATCACTGCAGTCCGTATCATCTTCAACCATCCTTTTTACCCCTTCCAGGTGCCCTATAATACGCGCTAAACGGTTGATCACGATTTTTTTGTTCGGATGATCATGATCATGCTGGTGGATATTTTGTTTCTGAATATGTTGTTCGTTCTGATCCTGCCTGTTGTTCTTCCGCTCCACTATGAATAACTCCTTGCATTTCAGAAATCAATAAACCGATTGGCATTGCAAGAAGCCGTCTCCGTTTCTGTCACGGGACGGCCTCAACTATCAAAATACTTGAGGGATGTGAAGAGTTGAATTATCGATGCCTGTAATCAGCCGGCATCTTTAAGAACCTCTTACGTATTTATTATATCCTCTCTAGCTTTTTATGCAATCCTGTCCGGGGGGATATCCTCTCCCGCGAAACAGCCGGCTCCTTATTCCCCTGCTTTCGCCAATGCCTGAGCAAGGTCGTCAATTAAGTCATCAGGATCTTCGATCCCGATTGAAAGTCTGATCTGATCAGGGGTTACACCGGCCTTGGCCTGTTCTTCCTCCGTCAGTTGGGAATGGGTCGTGCTGGCCGGATGAATGACCAATGATTTGGCATCAGCCACATTAGCCAGAAGTGAGAAGATTTCCAGATTATTGATGAATTTCTTACCGGCCTCTGCCCCGCCTTTAATCCCAAAGGTAAAGATTGAACCGGCGCCTTTAGGCAGGTATTTTTGAGCAAGCTCATAATATTTATTGCTTTTCTGCCCGGGATAATTGACCCAGGTAACAAGAGGATGCTTGGAGAGAAACTCAACGATTTTCAAGGTATTTTCAACGTGTCTTTGAACCCTGATCGACAATGTTTCTAAGCCCTGCAGGAAGAGAAATGAATTAAACGGGCTCAATGCCGCTCCCGTATCCCTCAATAACTGAACTCTTGTTTTTAGAATATAAGCTAAAGGCCCAAAAGCTTCCGTATACCTGAGACCGTGATAACTGGGGTCAGGTTCGGTAAGCCCGGGGAATTTGCCGCTGGAAGCCCAGTCGAATTTCCCGGAATCAATGATTAGGCCCCCGATAGAGGTTCCATGCCCTCCGATGAATTTGGTTGCTGAATGGACAACGATATCGGCGCCATATTCAATCGGTCTGAGCAAATAAGGGGTCGCAAAGGTATTATCAATAATTAATGGGATTTTATTTTCATGCGCGATCTTGGCCACTGCCTCAATATCAATAATATTAATTCCGGGATTACCGATAGACTCTATGTAGACGGCCTTGGTCTGATCATTAATCGCCCGGCGGAAATTCTCGGGGTCTTCCGGATCGACAAACACTGTTTTCACCCCTAATTTAGGCAGGGTAATCGCAAATAAATTATAAGTCCCGCCATAAAGGGTACTGGCTGAAACGATTTCATCACCCGCTCCGGCAATATTCAGAATCGCATAGGTGACGGCGGCCGAACCGGAAGCAACAGCGAGACCTCCTACTCCGCCTTCAAGAGCGGCGATTCTTTGTTCCAGCACATCTGATGTTGGATTCATGATTCTGCTATAAATATTTCCGAATTCTTTTAGCCCAAATAAATTGGCTCCATGATCGGCGTCTTTAAAAACATATGAGGTCGTCTGATAGATCGGAACTGCTCTTGCGTTTGTGGCAGGATCAGGTCCTTGTCCGGCATGAACCTGTAAAGTATCAAATTTCCAATTCTCTTTACTCATTTCTTTTCCTCCCATATTCTTTGGTTTTCAGATAACGACTACCTTTTTCTTTAATAGCTATAAAATCTATGTATTTAGTAGTGATTAAAAATAGAATACTCCATTCAAAATACTTTGTCAATCTCTATTCTTTGCGCAATCTTTGTTTTTTTCTAATAATTCCACTTCCTTCAGCCAGATTTCTGCACTGGCATCACTCGGCATCCGCCAGTCCCCGCGGGGAGAAAGACAAACCGAGCCTACCTTGGGGCCGTCGGGAAGACAGGAACGCTTAAACTGCTGGCTGAAAAACCTCTGGTAAAACACCTTGAGCCAACGCAGAATCTCAGAAGAGTCAAATTTATCCTGAAAAGCAAGCTCTGCCAGCAAAAATATTTTCTTCGGTGAATATCCCCAGCGCATCATATGGTAGAGGAAAAAATCATGCAGGTCATAAGATCCGATTTTTTCCTCTGTCTTTTGCTCAATTTCCCCTGTCCTGTCTGCGGGAAGAAGCTCAGGACTGATCGGGGTAGCGAGGATATCTTGTAAGGTTTTTGTTACCTTCGTATTTTGCGAAGTGTCTGCATACCAGGAAACCAAATATTTGACAAGGGTCTTGGGGATACCGGCGTTGACCGCGTAATTGCTCATATGGTCTCCATTATAAGTACACCAGCCTAACGCAAGCTCGGAAAGGTCCCCTGTGCCGACAACTATTCCGCCTTCCCTGTTGGCCAGGTCCATCAGAATCTGGGTACGCTCTCTGGCCTGAACATTCTCGTAAGTAATATCCTGAATGGCCGGATCATGCCCGATTGCGGCAAAATGCTGCAGACAGGCCTCTGTTATGGGTATTTCTCTGACATCGATCCCAAGCTCCCGCATCAGGAGTTTAGCATTTTCATTGGTCCGATTGGTTGTGCCAAAGCCGGGCATTGTCACCCCAATAATATTGTCCTGAGGGTATCCTAATTTATCGAAAGCCTCTTTACAGACCAGCAGGGCTAAGGTTGAGTCCAGTCCTCCGGAAATACCGAGGACAGCCTTTTTGATCCCCGATTTCACCAGCCTTTGAGCCAAGCCGGTCAATTGAATGGTAAAGATCTCCTGACAGCGGATATCACGGTCTTCCCGCCTGCCCGGCACAAAAGGATAGGGGTCCACATATCTTTTCAGACAGTTCTCGGTTGTTTCCTGTTCTGTTCTCTCCGTCTTTCCCAGGTTGAAATTAATAATTGTATAATCCAGGTCCGGCGGTCGGTTCATAAAACTGTTCATTTTTCTGCGTTCGTTCATCAGTTTTTCCATATCGATATCACAAAAGGTGATCACAGACTCCTGAAACCTTTGTTCTTCAAGAATGGAGCCATTTTCAGCGATCAGGGTCTGGCCGCCGAACACCACATCCGTTGTTGATTCACTCTGTCCGGCAGAAACGTAAACATAAGCAGCCAGGCACTTGGCAGACTGCTGACTGACCAAAGCATCCCGGTATTCCTTTTTGCCGACGACCTCATTGCTGGCTGAGAGATTAAGAATCAGGTTTGCTCCGTATTGCGCGTGATATGCGCTGGGAGAGATTGTCATCCAAAGGTCTTCGCAAACCTCGACCCCGATGCAGAGTTCTGAGGAACTGTCCCGGAACAAAAGCTGTTCATGAAACGGCACTTCCTGTCCGCAGAGAATCACCCGGTCACTCAATCGATTGATTGCTGAGCTGAACCATCTCTTTTCGTAAAACTCATTATAGTTTGGAATAAAGGTCTTCGGCACCGCTCCCAGAATCTCACCCTTATACAGAATAACCGCGCAGTTAAAAAGCTGATTATCCGCCAAAATCGGCAAGCCGACCGCGATCACCATATCGATCTCTATCACTGTGTTTACTAATTTCTCCAGAGCCTCCTCTGTTTTATCCAGAAGAAGCCTTTGATGAAACAGATCGCCACAGGTATAGCCGGTCACACATAGTTCCGGAAACACCAATACCTTGACTTTTTCTTCTGCCGCCTGATTAATCAGTTTGCTTATTTCCTCAATATTTTTCATGGGATCGCCGATTTGAACCTTCGGTACGGCCGTTCCGACCCGGATAAAACCCATTTTCTTCAGATCAAACATCAGAACCAAATCCCCTCTCTTCACAGACAGAATGAAATCAAAAGATCCTTGTATCCGCGTTTACCATGACATAACCATCAGGCGTTACGCAATACACCATCATTATAGCTTTATTTTCACCATAAACAAACAAAATGGGCGGACAATGCCATAAATGGCCTTCATCTGATCATTCATTGCGCACTCCTCATAATCTCTAAAACTCAACAGGCTCCCTGCCGGGCAAAAGCCAGTTCCTTTTTCAACCAAGCTGTCATTTCTCCGGGAAAGCCATCATTATAGCATTTCTCGTCGATCTTCTGTCCATGCATAATGCCCATCACCGAGTTGGTGATCAATACTTCATCGGCCTCCATCAGCTCAGCCAGACCGTAATAGCCTTCCCGGCAATCAATTCCTAAGGATGCCGCTTTGCGGATCACCCATTCCCTGATTACCCCGGGCAGTAAACCGCATTGAACATTTGGTGTATGTAAGACCCCGTCCTTGACAAAGAACAGATTGCTTTTGGTTGTCTCCGTGACCTGATTCTGCGTATTTAAGAAAACAGCATCATCAAAACCCTGGCGTATCGCCGCCCGGGCAATGAAATAGTTCTCCATATAATTCGCCGTTTTATGTTTGACCAGAAGCGAAGTTTCATTGCGTTTGTGATCTGAGATCATGAGTGTACAGCCCTGATCAATTTTTTCCGGTGAATAGCTGTTGGCCCGCAGGGCAAAAAAGATTCCCGGTTTTAGCTGTTTTTCTTTATTTCCGGCACTGACTGCCACCCGCAAAATCTTATTTTGGATCTTGTTCTGCCGGATATAAGCCAGAACTATCCCCGTAAATTCCTCCTGCGGGCAGTTTAACTCTATTTCAAAAAAAACCAGGGAATCATAGAGCCTTCGGATATGATCAGACAGCAAAAAAACCTGCCCTTTATGATCGACAAAAAAAGTTTCAAAAATACTCAGACCATAAAGGAAGCCAAAATCATCGGAGCTGAGCCTGTTTTCTTC harbors:
- a CDS encoding bifunctional homocysteine S-methyltransferase/methylenetetrahydrofolate reductase, whose amino-acid sequence is MNIREYLKTNTLIFDGAMGTYYAQLEKKPLVKCEMANIHDEEAILRIHHEYIRAGCMAIKTNTFGANVTCLDCPFEGVEEVIRKGYELARRAVAGSGVYLFADIGPIPFRDNENLFAEYQKIADLFLDLGAVNFLFETFSSAEYLAQIAAYIKEKSPQAFIITEFAVSPDGYTRQGNSGFQIFEELSGENSIDAIGFNCISGPYHLLQLAKKLEAKDKFVSIMPNAGYPTVIDNRTFFENNAGYFADQMLEMAKEGIAILGGCCGTAPEFIRKTAAKIKSLSLPEPAVKRIKITEGKPAAQAENPLMEKIRQGEKIIAVELDPPANTDIDFLMRSAQKLQENKVDAITIADCPIARARVDSSLLACKLKKELGVTPIPHMTCRDRNINATKALLLGLNIEGVNNVLVVTGDPIPSAQRDEVKARSNFNSAILANYIRTLNENTFARPFTIYGALNVNARNFEAQLKHARKKIENGVSVFLTQPILTKKALENLQEASRVLPAKILGGILPIVSYKNACFMNNEISGIDVSPEIMDLYENASKEQARNLAVDISTRMVREISAYVDGYYLITPFQRLDIVTDILENMLQSQAG
- the metE gene encoding 5-methyltetrahydropteroyltriglutamate--homocysteine S-methyltransferase encodes the protein MSKSSVIGFPRIGSLRELKHWTEDYFAGKLSLTQLHKNAAGLREQHWLWQKQKDIDFIPSNDFSFYDGVLDTACFLNLIPREYQDLGLHDTDTYFAMARGYQGEKGDVKALAMRKWFNTNYHYIVPVFDDDTEVRLNTDGPFSYYREAMKLGIKTKPVLLGPFTLLKLADYRGVKKAEDFAGPLISAYREVFSKFHSLGAEWLQMDEPILVTDLTQEEIGLFKDLYTGLLTGKEDLKVLLQTYFGDVRDVYREIMKLGFDGIGLDFLEGKKNLQLLEENGFPKNTLLFAGVVNGKNIWRNNYEKTRKMINQFTAKITEENIVINTSCSLLHVPYSLENEDNMDQKYKNHFAFAREKLQELGDLKELLDDQDEEKNEKYLQQIALRKTKEDDVNPGIQKRIKALSEKDFKRCPDFEEREKLQKAKLKLPVLPATTIGSFPQTAEVKAWRAKLKKKELAPAQYEENIKKKIAQCIAQQEEIGLDVLVHGEFERNDMVEYFGENLEGFLFTQKAWVQSYGTRCVKPPIIWTDIERKNPITLKYSTYAQSLTAKPVKGMLTGPVTILNWSFPREDISDKETAFQIALAIRDEVLDLEAHGIRVIQIDEAALKEKLPIRRADWHTEYLDWAISAFRLVHSSVRPETQIHTHMCYSEFGQMIKDIEAMDADVISFEASRSNLAIVNSLVEAGFQTEVGPGVYDIHSPRVPSKEEILKALKGMLGKIEQAKLWVNPDCGLKTRGETETIASLKNVVQAVLEIREEIKARQD
- a CDS encoding LysR family transcriptional regulator → MTLQQLRYAVEIANCASINEAAKRLFISQPSLSNAIKDLEAELGINIFMRTNRGIRISPAGVEFLAYAKQVLEQAELLESRYLGEKRKPQLFSISAQHYAFAVEAFVRLLKEEQTEEYEFNLRETRTYEIIEDVRNLHSEIGILYLSNFNEQIMSKIFADNDLRFTTLFQANPHIFISSQNPLSAKRRVALEDLDPYPCLTFEQGENHSFHFSEELFNTIRHKKSIRVTDRATLFNLVIGLNGYTISTGFLNYDLNGGQGIIAVPLESDEVFEVGWIVHKDVRLSQIATKYLAVLQKIIAEKYQD
- a CDS encoding metal-sensing transcriptional repressor; this translates as MERKNNRQDQNEQHIQKQNIHQHDHDHPNKKIVINRLARIIGHLEGVKRMVEDDTDCSDILIQISAVRSALNSTGKVILEDHINHCLIHAHENNDTKAIMKLSDAIGKFLK
- a CDS encoding homocysteine synthase encodes the protein MSKENWKFDTLQVHAGQGPDPATNARAVPIYQTTSYVFKDADHGANLFGLKEFGNIYSRIMNPTSDVLEQRIAALEGGVGGLAVASGSAAVTYAILNIAGAGDEIVSASTLYGGTYNLFAITLPKLGVKTVFVDPEDPENFRRAINDQTKAVYIESIGNPGINIIDIEAVAKIAHENKIPLIIDNTFATPYLLRPIEYGADIVVHSATKFIGGHGTSIGGLIIDSGKFDWASSGKFPGLTEPDPSYHGLRYTEAFGPLAYILKTRVQLLRDTGAALSPFNSFLFLQGLETLSIRVQRHVENTLKIVEFLSKHPLVTWVNYPGQKSNKYYELAQKYLPKGAGSIFTFGIKGGAEAGKKFINNLEIFSLLANVADAKSLVIHPASTTHSQLTEEEQAKAGVTPDQIRLSIGIEDPDDLIDDLAQALAKAGE
- a CDS encoding NAD(+) synthase yields the protein MFDLKKMGFIRVGTAVPKVQIGDPMKNIEEISKLINQAAEEKVKVLVFPELCVTGYTCGDLFHQRLLLDKTEEALEKLVNTVIEIDMVIAVGLPILADNQLFNCAVILYKGEILGAVPKTFIPNYNEFYEKRWFSSAINRLSDRVILCGQEVPFHEQLLFRDSSSELCIGVEVCEDLWMTISPSAYHAQYGANLILNLSASNEVVGKKEYRDALVSQQSAKCLAAYVYVSAGQSESTTDVVFGGQTLIAENGSILEEQRFQESVITFCDIDMEKLMNERRKMNSFMNRPPDLDYTIINFNLGKTERTEQETTENCLKRYVDPYPFVPGRREDRDIRCQEIFTIQLTGLAQRLVKSGIKKAVLGISGGLDSTLALLVCKEAFDKLGYPQDNIIGVTMPGFGTTNRTNENAKLLMRELGIDVREIPITEACLQHFAAIGHDPAIQDITYENVQARERTQILMDLANREGGIVVGTGDLSELALGWCTYNGDHMSNYAVNAGIPKTLVKYLVSWYADTSQNTKVTKTLQDILATPISPELLPADRTGEIEQKTEEKIGSYDLHDFFLYHMMRWGYSPKKIFLLAELAFQDKFDSSEILRWLKVFYQRFFSQQFKRSCLPDGPKVGSVCLSPRGDWRMPSDASAEIWLKEVELLEKNKDCAKNRD
- a CDS encoding aminotransferase class IV; the protein is MNTEYEGEENRLSSDDFGFLYGLSIFETFFVDHKGQVFLLSDHIRRLYDSLVFFEIELNCPQEEFTGIVLAYIRQNKIQNKILRVAVSAGNKEKQLKPGIFFALRANSYSPEKIDQGCTLMISDHKRNETSLLVKHKTANYMENYFIARAAIRQGFDDAVFLNTQNQVTETTKSNLFFVKDGVLHTPNVQCGLLPGVIREWVIRKAASLGIDCREGYYGLAELMEADEVLITNSVMGIMHGQKIDEKCYNDGFPGEMTAWLKKELAFARQGAC